One genomic region from Antedon mediterranea chromosome 3, ecAntMedi1.1, whole genome shotgun sequence encodes:
- the LOC140044202 gene encoding ryncolin-4-like, which translates to MVYGFTRIIAIFVMQSIIIIPITTSGKSCIRSTIFKKHYDLQKSEGTDLVFSTRTRSATRCSVLCLSLTPDCQSFLYNVTSKSCELSGSLRFGNTGDKGVYSLRTNVKDCQDILKTSRKSGLYPIAKSGRNGLLVYCDMDTDGGGWTVFQRREDNSIDFYRYWEEYKHGFGNICGEFWLGNDNIHEMTSSGKYNLRIDMKKNSGEAYYTVYESFRIRNESECYTLELGNLINGNTVDVLEHGPGQCFSTRDRDNDDRDEECAKIFNGAWWFQSCFTCHLNGEYGNSFNCFTNTRNHLAMSWAEMKMKRD; encoded by the exons atggtttACGGATTTACTCGTATAATCGCTATCTTTGTAATgcaaagtattattattattccaatCACAACTTCAG gTAAATCCTGTATTCGATCTACAATTTTCAAGAAACATTACGATCTGCAAAAATCAGAAGGAACTGACCTGGTGTTTTCTACTAGAACAAGAAGTGCAACTCGATGTTCTGTGTTGTGTCTGAGTCTTACTCCTGACTGTCAATCATTTCTCTATAACGTCACATCAAAATCATGTGAATTATCTGGCAGTTTGAGATTTGGAAACACTGGAGATAAGGGTGTATACTCACTTCGAACAAAT gtGAAGGATTGCCAGGATATTTTGAAAACGTCAAGAAAAAGTGGATTATACCCAATTGCCAAAAGTGGTAGAAACGGATTGCTTGTATACTGTGATATGGACACTGATGGAGGAGGATGGACG GTTTTCCAACGACGTGAAGATAATTCAATAGATTTTTATCGGTATTGGGAGGAGTATAAACATGGATTTGGAAATATTTGCGGTGAGTTCTGGTTGGGGAATGACAATATACATGAGATGACGTCATCTGGAAAGTACAACCTTCGAATTGATATGAAAAAGAATTCTGGTGAAgcatactatacagtatacgaATCCTTCAGAATCAGGAATGAAAGTGAATGCTACACTTTGGAACTTGGAAATCTAATAAACGGCAACACTG ttgATGTATTGGAGCATGGTCCAGGGCAATGTTTTTCAACACGTGACAGAGATAATGATGACAGAGATGAGGAATGTGCCAAGATATTTAATGGCGCCTGGTGGTTTCAAAGTTGTTTCACATGTCATTTAAATGGAGAGTATGGGaattcatttaattgttttactAACACTAGAAATCATCTGGCCATGAGTTGGGCCGAAATGAAAATGAAGCGTGACTAG